A stretch of Ectothiorhodospiraceae bacterium BW-2 DNA encodes these proteins:
- the cobO gene encoding cob(I)yrinic acid a,c-diamide adenosyltransferase, translated as MSADPLEKQKNQRHQQRMQRKKSYIDEGIAKANQQRGIVLVHTGNGKGKSSSAFGMIARSLGHNMRVGVVQFIKGAIVTGEEQFYRRFPEQVEFHVMGDGFTWDTQNRQQDIASAERAWAQAVKFLTDESFDLVVLDELNIVLQYHYLPIEGVIAVLKQRPPRQHVVITGRGAPAEILDIGDTVTEMREIKHAYKAGIMAQNGIEL; from the coding sequence ATGTCAGCCGATCCTCTTGAGAAGCAGAAGAACCAGCGTCATCAACAGCGAATGCAACGCAAAAAGAGCTATATCGATGAGGGGATTGCTAAAGCGAATCAGCAGCGCGGCATTGTGCTGGTTCACACCGGTAACGGCAAGGGAAAGAGTAGCTCCGCATTTGGGATGATTGCCCGCTCCTTAGGGCACAATATGCGCGTTGGGGTGGTGCAGTTTATCAAGGGGGCGATAGTGACCGGCGAGGAGCAGTTCTATCGCCGTTTTCCCGAGCAGGTCGAATTTCATGTGATGGGGGATGGCTTTACCTGGGATACCCAAAACCGGCAGCAGGATATCGCCTCTGCAGAGCGGGCTTGGGCGCAGGCGGTCAAATTTTTAACTGATGAGTCGTTTGATCTCGTAGTGCTTGATGAGCTCAATATCGTGTTGCAGTACCACTACCTGCCGATAGAGGGGGTGATTGCGGTACTTAAACAGCGCCCGCCGAGGCAGCACGTAGTGATAACTGGTCGTGGGGCACCGGCTGAGATTCTCGATATTGGCGATACGGTGACCGAGATGCGAGAGATCAAACACGCCTATAAAGCGGGCATTATGGCTCAAAATGGGATTGAACTGTGA